One window of Arvicola amphibius chromosome 6, mArvAmp1.2, whole genome shotgun sequence genomic DNA carries:
- the Trim63 gene encoding E3 ubiquitin-protein ligase TRIM63, with translation MDYKSSLIPDGNAMENLEKQLICPICLEMFTKPVVILPCQHNLCRKCANDIFQAANPYWTNRGGSVSMSGGRFRCPSCRHEVIMDRHGVYGLQRNLLVENIIDIYKQECSSRPLQKGNHPMCKEHEDEKINIYCLTCEVPTCSLCKVFGAHQACEVAPLQNIFQGQKTELSNCISMLVAGNDRVQTIISQLEDSCRVTKENSHQVKEELSQKFDALYAILDEKRSELLQRITQEQEEKLGFIEALILQYREQLEKSTKLVETAIQSLDEPGGATFLLSAKQLIKSIVEASKGCQLGKTEQGFESMDYFTLDLEHIAEVLRAIDFGTDEDEEEFIEDEEDQEEGVSTEGKEEKAQAGGDGIWLLTTALEVLGPLKSSHHEPVSVFLFQGTSEELDE, from the exons ATGGATTATAAATCTAGCCTGATTCCGGATGGAAACGCCATGGAGAacctggagaagcagctgatCTGCCCCATCTGCCTGGAGATGTTTACCAAGCCTGTGGTCATCCTACCCTGCCAGCACAACCTCTGCCGGAAGTGTGCCAACGACATCTTCCAG GCTGCGAATCCCTACTGGACCAACCGCGGTGGCTCAGTGTCCATGTCGGGAGGTCGTTTCCGCTGCCCCTCGTGCCGCCACGAGGTGATCATGGACCGGCATGGGGTGTACGGCCTACAGAGGAATCTGCTGGTGGAGAACATCATTGACATCTACAAGCAGGAGTGCTCCAG TCGGCCCCTGCAGAAAGGCAACCATCCGATGTGCAAGGAGCATGAAGACGAGAAAATCAACATCTACTGCCTCACGTGTGAGGTGCCTACATGCTCCTTGTGCAAGGTGTTCGGGGCCCACCAGGCCTGTGAGGTAGCCCCGCTGCAAAACATCTTCCAGGGACAGAAG ACTGAACTGAGTAACTGCATCTCCATGCTGGTGGCAGGGAACGACCGAGTGCAGACTATCATTTCTCAGCTGGAGGACTCCTGCCGAGTGACCAAG GAGAACAGCCACCAGGTGAAGGAGGAGCTGAGTCAGAAGTTTGACGCCCTCTACGCCATCTTAGATGAGAAGAGGAGCGAGTTGCTGCAGAGGATCacacaggagcaggaggagaagctgGGCTTCATCGAGGCCCTGATCCTTCAGTACCGCGAGCAGCTGGAAAAGTCCACCAAACTCGTGGAAACAGCCATTCAGTCCCTGGACGAGCCTGGAGGGGCCACCTTCCTCTTG AGTGCCAAGCAGCTCATCAAGAG CATTGTGGAAGCTTCCAAGGGCTGCCAGctggggaagacagagcaggGCTTTGAAAGCATGGACTACTTTACTCTGGATCTAGAACACATAGCAGAAGTCCTGAGGGCCATCGACTTTGGGACAG ATGAGGACGAGGAGGAGTTTATTGAAGACGAGGAGGATCAGGAAGAGGGCGTGTCCACAGAGgggaaagaag AAAAAGCCCAGGCTGGGGGTGATGGTATTTGGCTTCTCACCACAGCTCTGGAGGTCTTGGGTCCTCTCAAGTCCTCTCACCATGagcctgtgtctgtctttctcttccaggGCACCAGTGAGGAGCTGGATGAGTAG